A single region of the Cereibacter sphaeroides 2.4.1 genome encodes:
- a CDS encoding usg protein: MRETELMLAGYGLTTAEIFYRMPDHRNVLNTFVWQEYDLAPDYPALFRFIEFWQEKIEGPLHSVRFTHRKLIHPGEWRNVVGEFRLN, from the coding sequence ATGCGCGAGACGGAACTGATGCTGGCGGGCTACGGGCTGACCACGGCCGAGATCTTCTACCGGATGCCCGACCATCGGAATGTGCTCAACACCTTCGTCTGGCAAGAGTATGACCTCGCGCCGGACTATCCCGCGCTCTTCCGCTTCATCGAATTCTGGCAGGAGAAGATCGAGGGGCCGCTGCATTCCGTGCGGTTCACGCATCGCAAGCTGATCCACCCCGGCGAATGGCGCAATGTAGTGGGCGAGTTCCGGCTGAACTGA
- the rocF gene encoding arginase: protein MRKTCILIGAPIDSGQRRPGCLMGPAAYRVAGLGRALADLGHAVEDRGDVALGPLPEMTPPEGPVHDLPETIGWTAALKTAVEEALGDGFPIVMGGDHSLALGTVAGAAAHAAAVGRPLFLLWLDAHSDFHTLQTTTSGNLHGVPVAYAAGRDGFDGFPPFPAPLPPERICLFGIRSVDPEEHAALLLHDVSIIDMRVIDEFGICAPMREFLEKVRAANGMLHVSLDVDFVDPAHAPAVGTTVPGGATVREAHLVMELLHESGLVTSLDLVELNPFLDERGRTARLMVELAASIMGRKVFDRPTRSFG from the coding sequence ATGCGCAAGACCTGCATCCTGATCGGCGCGCCGATCGACAGCGGCCAGCGCCGCCCGGGCTGCCTGATGGGGCCTGCGGCCTATCGCGTGGCGGGCCTCGGCCGCGCGCTCGCCGATCTCGGTCACGCGGTCGAGGATCGCGGCGACGTGGCCCTCGGGCCCCTGCCCGAGATGACGCCGCCGGAGGGTCCGGTTCACGACCTGCCCGAGACGATCGGCTGGACCGCGGCGCTGAAGACCGCCGTCGAAGAGGCCTTGGGCGACGGCTTTCCCATCGTGATGGGCGGGGATCATTCGCTTGCCCTCGGCACCGTGGCCGGGGCCGCGGCCCATGCGGCGGCGGTGGGGCGGCCGCTGTTCCTCCTCTGGCTCGACGCCCATTCCGACTTCCACACGCTCCAGACCACCACCTCCGGCAATCTCCACGGCGTGCCCGTGGCCTATGCCGCCGGGCGCGACGGGTTCGACGGCTTCCCGCCCTTCCCCGCGCCGCTGCCGCCCGAGCGGATCTGCCTCTTCGGCATCCGCTCGGTCGATCCCGAGGAACATGCGGCGCTCCTCCTCCACGATGTCTCGATCATCGACATGCGGGTGATCGACGAGTTCGGCATCTGCGCGCCGATGCGCGAGTTCCTCGAGAAGGTGCGCGCGGCCAACGGGATGCTGCACGTCTCGCTCGATGTGGATTTCGTCGATCCCGCCCATGCGCCCGCGGTGGGCACCACCGTTCCGGGCGGCGCCACGGTGCGCGAGGCGCATCTGGTGATGGAGCTTCTGCACGAGAGCGGTCTCGTGACCTCGCTCGATCTGGTGGAGCTGAACCCGTTCCTCGACGAGCGCGGACGCACCGCGCGGCTGATGGTCGAACTCGCCGCCTCGATCATGGGGCGCAAGGTCTTCGACAGGCCCACGCGCAGCTTCGGCTGA
- a CDS encoding heme lyase CcmF/NrfE family subunit gives MIVELGHFALVLSLAVALVQSVVPLVGADRRWSGWMAVAEPAAVTQLLLIGFSFAALTWAFVTSDFSVRLVVLNSHTLKPMLYKISGVWGNHEGSLLLWVLILALFGACAAVFGQNLPPTLKARVLAVQGMIGAAFLAFLLFTSNPFLRMGEVPFDGEDLNPLLQDPGLAFHPPFLYLGYVGLSMAFSFAVAALIEGRVDAAWGRWVRPWTLAAWVFLTIGIALGSWWAYYELGWGGFWFWDPVENASFMPWLIAAALLHSAIVVEKREALKSWTILLAILAFGFSLIGTFIVRSGVITSVHAFANDPERGIFILMILAVFMGGALTLFAARASAMEAKGVFGIVSRESGLVLNNVLLTVACFVVFIGTIWPLLAELLWGRKLSVGAPFFNAAFTPFMVVIALVLPLGAVLPWKRAELGRGMRPLWGALALSAALGALVFALQTGRSALGPVGLALGAWLVFGTLLDLWGRTGRGALGGRLARLRRLPRADWGKATAHAGLGVTIFAVAAITAWQVESIRVMKPGETFALGRYDVLLEGVREIEGPNYRSTVADFRVTRDGAEVATLHPEKRVYPVAAMPTTEAAIDYGFTRDLYLVIGDPQEGGGYAVRSYIKPFANWIWGGALLMALGGLLSLSDRRYRIAAGARRMPAAVAAE, from the coding sequence ATGATTGTCGAACTCGGCCATTTCGCGCTGGTGCTGTCGCTGGCTGTGGCCCTTGTGCAGTCCGTGGTGCCGCTCGTCGGCGCGGATCGGCGCTGGTCTGGCTGGATGGCGGTGGCCGAACCCGCGGCGGTCACCCAGCTTCTGCTGATCGGCTTCTCCTTCGCCGCGCTGACCTGGGCCTTCGTGACCTCGGATTTCTCGGTGCGCCTCGTGGTGCTGAACTCGCACACGCTGAAGCCCATGCTCTACAAGATCAGCGGCGTCTGGGGGAACCACGAGGGCTCGCTGCTCCTGTGGGTGCTGATCCTCGCGCTGTTCGGAGCCTGCGCCGCGGTCTTCGGGCAGAACCTGCCGCCCACGCTCAAGGCGCGCGTGCTGGCGGTGCAGGGGATGATCGGCGCGGCCTTCCTGGCCTTTCTCCTCTTCACCTCGAACCCGTTCCTGCGCATGGGCGAGGTGCCCTTCGACGGCGAGGATCTGAACCCGCTCCTGCAGGATCCGGGCCTCGCCTTCCACCCGCCCTTCCTTTACCTCGGCTATGTCGGCCTCTCGATGGCCTTCTCCTTCGCGGTGGCGGCCCTGATCGAGGGCCGCGTCGATGCCGCCTGGGGCCGCTGGGTCCGGCCCTGGACGCTCGCCGCCTGGGTGTTTCTCACCATCGGCATCGCGCTCGGCTCCTGGTGGGCCTATTACGAGCTCGGCTGGGGCGGCTTCTGGTTCTGGGACCCGGTCGAGAACGCCTCCTTCATGCCCTGGCTGATCGCGGCGGCGCTGCTCCACTCTGCCATCGTGGTCGAGAAGCGCGAAGCGCTGAAGAGCTGGACGATCCTGCTGGCCATCCTCGCCTTCGGCTTCTCGCTCATTGGCACCTTCATCGTGCGCTCGGGCGTCATCACCTCCGTCCATGCCTTCGCCAACGATCCCGAGCGCGGGATCTTCATCCTGATGATCCTCGCGGTCTTCATGGGCGGGGCGCTCACGCTCTTCGCCGCGCGGGCGAGCGCCATGGAGGCCAAGGGGGTCTTCGGCATCGTCAGCCGCGAGTCGGGCCTCGTGCTGAACAACGTGCTGCTGACGGTGGCCTGTTTCGTGGTCTTCATCGGCACGATCTGGCCGCTCCTGGCCGAACTCCTCTGGGGCCGCAAGCTGTCGGTGGGTGCTCCGTTCTTCAACGCGGCCTTCACCCCCTTCATGGTGGTGATCGCCCTCGTCCTGCCTCTGGGCGCCGTCCTGCCCTGGAAGCGGGCCGAGCTCGGCCGCGGGATGCGGCCGCTCTGGGGGGCGCTCGCGCTCTCGGCGGCCCTGGGTGCGCTGGTCTTCGCGCTGCAGACGGGCCGGTCGGCGCTCGGGCCCGTCGGCCTCGCGCTCGGCGCCTGGCTCGTCTTCGGCACGCTCCTCGACCTCTGGGGCCGCACCGGGCGCGGCGCGCTCGGCGGGCGGCTCGCGCGCCTCCGGCGACTGCCGCGCGCGGACTGGGGCAAGGCCACTGCCCATGCGGGCCTCGGCGTCACGATCTTCGCCGTGGCGGCCATCACCGCCTGGCAGGTCGAGTCGATCCGCGTGATGAAGCCGGGCGAGACCTTCGCCCTCGGCCGCTACGACGTCCTGCTCGAGGGCGTGCGCGAGATCGAGGGGCCGAACTACCGCTCGACCGTGGCCGACTTCCGCGTGACCCGCGACGGGGCCGAAGTGGCGACACTCCATCCCGAGAAGCGCGTCTATCCGGTGGCCGCCATGCCCACGACGGAAGCCGCCATCGACTACGGCTTCACCCGCGACCTCTACCTCGTGATCGGCGACCCGCAGGAGGGCGGCGGCTATGCGGTGCGCAGCTACATCAAGCCCTTCGCCAACTGGATCTGGGGCGGCGCGCTGCTGATGGCGCTCGGCGGGCTGCTGAGCCTCTCGGACCGCCGCTACCGCATCGCCGCCGGGGCGCGCCGGATGCCGGCCGCGGTGGCTGCAGAATGA
- a CDS encoding cytochrome c-type biogenesis protein produces MRLAALLLAALLATPAFAVQPDEILPDPALEARARDISQGLRCLVCRNENIDDSNAQLARDLRLLVRERLAAGDSDAEVVEFVVDRYGEYVLLNPTTGGANLILWIAGPAMLAGGLGLAALYLRRRRTAPDAASAALSDEEQARLAEILKD; encoded by the coding sequence ATGAGGCTCGCGGCGCTTCTCCTCGCGGCCCTTCTGGCCACGCCCGCCTTTGCGGTGCAGCCCGACGAGATCCTGCCCGATCCGGCGCTCGAGGCGCGGGCGCGGGACATCTCGCAGGGGCTGCGCTGCCTCGTCTGCAGGAACGAGAACATCGACGATTCGAACGCCCAGCTCGCCCGCGATCTGCGGCTTCTCGTGCGCGAGCGGCTGGCGGCGGGCGACAGCGATGCCGAGGTGGTCGAGTTCGTGGTGGACCGCTACGGCGAATATGTGCTGCTGAACCCGACCACGGGCGGGGCGAACCTGATCCTCTGGATCGCGGGTCCGGCCATGCTCGCGGGCGGGCTCGGGCTTGCGGCGCTCTATCTCCGCCGCCGCCGCACCGCGCCCGATGCGGCCTCGGCGGCCCTTTCCGACGAAGAGCAGGCGCGGCTCGCGGAAATCCTGAAGGACTGA